Genomic DNA from Oncorhynchus mykiss isolate Arlee chromosome 2, USDA_OmykA_1.1, whole genome shotgun sequence:
GGGAAAAATGTGGCCTTTTATATAAATACATTGAATGCAATTCTGCATAATTTGACATGACTGACTTTGGCAGAATCTTTAATAGTGCATAAATGATCGcaatgacaggctactttgacactgacaaactgactgAGCTCAATAAAAACCACCTTGttttgaatccatcaatagccttggcctaggtgtgtggagacacatatatcgtaggctacaatatgaggaCGAAGTTAGTCTAGAGATGGTGTTTTGGCACAACATGTCGGACATCCCCGGCGAGAGTACAGCGCATCATTCGGCAAGTCAGTGACACTGGAAATAGTTACCAGtatcactgactcacccaatgatgagtAGTACTCTCACTGGAGATGTATCAATAAATGTTAGGTGTATTTGTCCAGGTGACCATCTGTAACATCTTACGTGTTACTACTACAACTGAACCAGCTACTACCACACCTGTACCCAGCATCATGCTCCTTGTCAGACTGACTGCGTTCACCTGTGAGTATACTGACTGACTTGTAACAAAATATGTATTTGACGGTGTTTAAAATATACATTCCAGTATTTTCCAGATGTTTCTATATCAGTTTGTATTGAAAGTAATTGAAGTCCAATATCAACAGTATGACCCAGGTCTAATATACAGCATCCTGTATTATCTGAGGACTAGGTGATGTCCCATGTCTGTCTATAcgcagtaccatactatatactgtacattatttatATACTTACTGTATATGCTGTACACTACTCTTCTGTAAAGAATTGCGATGAGACTGACCAAGGTTAGAAAAGCTGAACTAGCTGTGTGATGTGTTTCAGTGCTGGCTGCAGTTTGCTGTACACTACCAGCTGCAGGTACATAGTTCTTAGTTAAACCCGACCAGTTTGTGTGGGTGgttgtttatgtttgtgtgtgtgggtggttgtctatgtttgtgtgtgtggggtggttgtctatgtttgtgtgtgtgggtggttgtgtgtgtgcgcgcatccaCATCTATAACGTTATGGTAATTATGTTTCTCACTCAGTGACGAGAGTGGTCACCTGTGACAATGGAGAAAACGTCCAGTTCCTGATCTGTGGTAAGAACACACACATTCCATCCTGATGGTCTCTCCATAGTGCTGTCTGTttctttacatgttgagttttctTGCCCTGCTAGATTCTGGAGTGATCTTCATTGAGAGAGCTCTGTATGGAAGGACTGACGGAACCACCTGCAGAGAAGGACGACCTGCCAACCAGCTGACCAACACACAGTGTTCACAGACGGGCACCCTGGAGGTCCTCTCACAGAGGTACTCAGTCAGTGTTTATTTGATAAAGACCGGCTGGGATTCAGGGGCACGTTGTTGAAAAGCACATTGCAGTATCAATGTGCCTTTTTAAAGCCAATTTTCCTGATGTTCACAGTAAACACTGCAAATGTGTGCTTTAAATGTCAAGCGCTGCATGCTTGTTGACACCGCGTTTGATTAAATCCCAGCCATAACTCATCTTACCTCCTGATATCCCCCAGGTGCAATGGGAAACAGGTGTGTGAAGTGAACACTGAAGTCTTCCGTACTTCTGACCCCTGTGTTGGAATCTACAAATACCTGGATACCACCTACACCTGCAGCCCAGCAAGTCAGTCTGTTTCTAtgtataataatacaaaatactaCACCAGGCTAATGTCTgctatgaaaatgtatgtattttatttatgtcTGCCCAGCAGTGGCCAGTGTGGTGTGTAATTCCTGTTTGTTTGTCTTGGCAGCACGCAGCATCACGTGTGAAGGCTCTGATGTTCAACTAGAATGTGGTAAGGCTCTGATGTTCAACTAGAATGTGGTAAGGCTCTGATGTTCAACTAGAATGTGGTAAGGCTCTGATGTTCAACTAGAATGTGGTAAGGCTCTGATGTTCAACTAGAATGTGGTAAGGCTCTGATGTTCAACTAGAATGTGGTAAGGCTCTGATGTTCAACTAGAATGTGGTAAGGCTCTGATGCTCTACTAGAATGTGGTAAGGCTCTAATGTTCTAGAATGTGGTAAGCGTGTCAACACTCTCCTATACAATATATTCTCCTCTCATATGATGACTATATATActttgctcaaaaaaataaagggatcaCTTAAACatcacaatgtaactccaagtcaatcacacttctgtgaaatcaaactgtccacttaggaagcaacactgattgacaaatgtcacatgctgttggaatagacaacaggtggaaattattgccaattagcaagacacccccaataaaggagtggttctgcaggtggtgaccacagaccacttctcagttcctatgcttcctggctgatgttttgatcacttgaatgctggtggtgctttcactctagtggtagcatgagactgagtctacaacccacacaagtggctcaggtagtgcagctcatccaggatgggacatcaatgtgagctgtggcaagaaggtttgctgtgtttgtcagcgtagtgtccagagaatggaggcactaccaggagacaggccagtacatcaggagacatggaggaggccgtaggagggcaacaacccagcagcaggaccgctacctccgcctttgtgcaaggaggagcaggagaagcactgccagagccctgcaaaatgacctccatcaggccacaaatgtgcatgtgtctgctcaaatggtcagaaacagactccatgagggtggtatgagggcccgacgtccacaggtggggtctgtgcttacagcccaacaccgtgcaggacgttttggcatttgccagagaacaccaagattggcaaattcgccactggcgccctgtgctcttcacagatgacagcaggttcacactgagcacgtgacagaatctggagacgccgtggagaacgttctgctgcctgcaacatcctccagcatgaccggtttggcggtgggtcagtcatggtgtggggtggcatttctttggggggctgcacagccctccatgtgcttgccagaggtagccggactgccattaggtaccgagatgagatcctcagaccccttgtgagaccatatgctggtgtggttggccctgggttcctcctaatgcaaggcaatgctagacctcatgtggctgggaTGTGTCAGCAGtgcctgcaagaggaaggcattgatgctatggactggcccgcccgttccccagacctgaatccaattgagcacatctgggacatcatgtctcgctccatccacaaacgccacgttgcaccacagactgtccaggagttggcggatgcattagtccaggtctgggaggagatccctcaggagaccatccgccacctcatcaggagcatgcccaggtgttgtagggaggtcaaacaggcacgtggaggccacacacactactgagcctccaTTTTGActaaaggacattacatcaaagttggatcagcctgtagtgtggttttccacttttgagtgtgattccaaatccagaactccatgggttgataaatgtgATTTCCATTCATGATTTTGTTgttagcacattcaactatgtaaagaaaaaggtatttaataagaatatttcattcattcagatctaagatgtgttattttagtgttccctttatttttttgagcagtgtatattatataATAGCATAGTAGAGCAGTATTATATATAG
This window encodes:
- the LOC110508936 gene encoding L-rhamnose-binding lectin CSL2-like; this translates as MLLVRLTAFTLLAAVCCTLPAAVTRVVTCDNGENVQFLICDSGVIFIERALYGRTDGTTCREGRPANQLTNTQCSQTGTLEVLSQRCNGKQVCEVNTEVFRTSDPCVGIYKYLDTTYTCSPATRSITCEGSDVQLECDEGTIQIYSANYGRRDQLVCSFKRPANQLANTNCLSQSITTSKVAERCNGKIQCDVPASNSLYGDPCVGTYKYLEVAYTCG